Below is a window of Equus quagga isolate Etosha38 chromosome 1, UCLA_HA_Equagga_1.0, whole genome shotgun sequence DNA.
GCAGGTGACCCGGGGGGCTGCTGAAGCGACCTTTGCTTTCCGGGGGTGCCCTGTTGGAAAGGTGGATCGGGGCCGGGATGGGGGCTTGGAAGGGACCTCGGAGCCTCTCCCACCCTTGGGCGGGTTGCGAGCTGCAGGTGCCGTTTCGGCGTTCAGGGCCAGCACCTGCGTGTGAGCGGGTCCCCAGAAACGGCAGCGTTCGAGAACTATGGGAGCTGGCCTCGTTTcgcagacggggaaactgaggtcgCTTCAGGGACACTCGCCCTGTTGGGATTTGCCCCAGCCACTTCCTTCAGCCCCTGAGGAGACGGAGGCTCctgagggggcggggcctgtggACCGCCTTGGCTCAGCGGCAGGGGCTGTCTGGGTGGGCGCGCCTGCCCTGCTGAGTCAGCATCCCCGGCCCCCTTTGCTGGTGGAGGCTTGGCGACGGTGACTTGCTTACAAAGCAGCCTGTTGCCTGCACAGcacgggggggtgggggggaggtggagagagaaccATTAGCTCCCTTCTCGTCTTCTCGAGCCTTAGTTTCTCCATTTGTGAATTAAGAATAATGATTAGTGTCTCCTACTGCAGTGTGTCAGGATTAAATAGGAAAACGAACGGAAGATACTAGGTAGGTTCCAAGCATGCTAGTGCAGTAAGTGGTCATTATTATTCTCTTTAGTGTAATGAAGACTGGGTTATTAACAGGACTTAGTAAATGTGGGGCACGTATGGagtctgctttttgttttcttttgggtaacagctttattgagttataatccacatactatacaatttacccatttcaGTTGTACAATTCAGCGGGTTTTAGGTCATccacagagttgtgcatccatcaccacagtagttttagaacactttcatcacccaCAGTCTGCGTTTAATGAGGAGGTAGAGGACCTCCCACTCCCAGTGGGGCAAGTGGCGGGCTGGCTGGTTGACCCTGGACACTACTAGTGAACAGTGGCCAGATGTGTGTGATGACACGGCAGCTGTGGTGGCAGCGTGAGGAAGGGCCTCCCAGGAGTCACACGAGTGGATGTTGGCAGATTCATGAGACTTAGcacagtggggaggagggtgtcCCAAGTGGAAGGCAAAGGTTTGGACCTGGGAAGTGCCCTTGACACAGATAAAGTCTGGCCCCAGTGGTGTGGAAATGCTCACCTCCCCCATCCTTCTCCCGGCCTGTGTCTCATGACACGGAATGCGAAATGTTGACGGTAATGACCATCTGTAAGTACTCGCTGTGGTCAGACCTTGTCTGAGTTCTTGATACAGatgaatcctcacaaaaaccaGTTCTCACCACCTGTTCCAGAAAGGGGCCGTGACTTGCTGggatggggcagagctgggactaaaACCCAAGTGCCCCTGGTCGCCAAGTCCGAATTTTGGCTCTGCCATGAACCAGCTGGAGGACCCTGGGCAGGTCTCCTCCTTCTTGGTcctcaatttccccatttgtACCACAAGGGGGTTGGAATGTAAGAGCCAGCAGCGACCTTCCAGGACTCTGGTCTCTGTGAGGTGGGCCAGCTCTGGGCGATGGGTGCTCTTCCCCCAGAATGCAGACACATTCGCACCCATATCCCAGACCGCactcctccagccctggccttTTCCAGACACTGCCAGCCACTTCCCCTTTGTCCAAAGCTGGCAGCTGAGTGTATCTGAGTCATGGGCTGGCTCAGAACTGGGTCCCGTAGTGGGCACAGGCCCAGACCTTGGGTCCTAAGGGATATTGTGTTGCTGAGAGAAGCAGGTCAGGAGTGGCCGTGGTGGAGGGAGTGATGGTTTCTCCTGGAGACCATGGAAGGCTTCTCGGAAGAGGAGGCATTTTGAGCTGGTCCTTGAATGGCTGTTGTGCTTGAGGCATTCTGGGTGGCAGGGACAGTTAAGCAAAGGCAGAAAGGCTGGGCAGTCaggcttcattcattcacccattcattcattcaacaaatggttATTGTGTACCAGTTAGGGCACCAGGGACACAGCAGTGGACGCAAGACCATCCCACCTCTCATGGAGCTCTACAGTCTGGTAGGGGAGACAGACCAGCACACAGATAATCACGGCAGGCAATCCGGAGGTGAGGGCCGTAGAGGtgtgaggagggcaggggctcagGATAGAGGCCTGGTCCACCTGGGGCATTGGGAGGGCTCCCTGTGTGTCATCCATGCTGAGACATGAAGGACGAGTGGGACTCatccaggaggagaggagggaaggaagacagaaggaggaCACAGcgcattccaggcagaggcaacagcATGTTCAACGGGCCTGAGGTGGGCAAAGGCAGGTGtgagagagcaaaggaaaagacATGAGAGGCGGGGCTCGAGACAGGAGCAGGGATGGGGCAGAAAGGGCTAGAGGCGGGCAGGGGCAGCGCTAGAGAGGGGAGTGGGGCCTTAGAGCCTGTGGGGAGCTTCATCCCCAAGGGCAGAGAGCCACAGAAAGGCTGGAGAGTAGTGCCTGCCTGGGGGCAGAGGCCTTGATTGCCTGGGCTCTGGCCTCTAGGCAGCTGAtgaaggaaatggagaggagaCTTGGCACCTGGCAGGATTTCCCAGGCAGGACACTGTCTGGCTGACCTCCCCATGACCACCCTAACCCTAGAAAAAACAACGATGCACTAGGTATGATTTTTCCAAAGCCTTTCCTCTTTTGGTATCCACCTATTTTCCAGATGGTGACGCCGAggctcaggaaggaggagggacttGCCCATGGTGGGGGAGGGTGTCTGTGAACCCTGAGGAGGCGAGGGACCTTggctctctttccccttcctcccagaATACGCTGCCATCAACTCCATGTTGGACCAGATCAACTCCTGTCTGGACCACCTGGAGGAGAAGAACGACCACCTCCACGCCCGCCTCCAGGAGTTGCTTGAGTCCAACCGGCAGACGCGCCTTGAGTTCCAGCAGCAGCTCGGGGAGGCCCCCAGCGATGCCAGCCCCTAGGCTCCCGGAgtccccacccaggcccctccctggccAGGCTCTGGCCTGGGCACTCACCACCTGACTTAGATACCTTCTCAAGGGCTGGCCTGCGGGTCCCCTGGTGGGTCTGCCTGCCTGGGCCACCTTTCTCGTATTCCTCTTGGGGTGCCTGAGCCAGCCCACACTGCCCAGCATCCCCTCCTGGGGCCAGGAGTATGCCCACAACCCACCCACCTTGTCTGCCTGCCCAATCCCTGGGCACTCCCCACTCTGCCCAGGCCTTGAGCGTCCACATTAAACGGGGCTCCAACACCACTGCGCCTCTCTCCTCTGTTTCCCAGGATGAGGGTCCCAGGGGCCGCCAGAAGTGAACAGGACAGTGGAGGCCTTCCAGGAGGTGATCACCACTGGTGGCTCACGGGCCTGGTGTTGGGGCTGGGGTTCTTGGCCTTCTTGTATTTCTGGACACAGAGGGCACAAGTGAGGTCAGGGCTTCCTCCCCACGTGGTGTGCTCCTAGCCAGCAGCTGCTTTCCCAGCCTGGCTGAAACAGCATCAGACATGCTGTGTGACCCTGTGTGATGCTCTCAGCTTCTCTGGGTACTAGGGCCTTTCACCGAGACAACTAACACCAAGACatgctgtgcaaccttgggcactGCCCTCCTGTTcttggcctcagtctcctcagctgGCCAATAACAAGGTTGGTCTGATTGGCTATCTCTAAGGGTCTTTCTAGATGGGGAAATAGCAGAAGTAAAGAGCCACCTCAGCCTGGGCCCCATTTACTGATGATTCATCATAGAGTTGCCTGACGAGAAGGGCGGGCCCTACCTGCCCCCCCCCCACTAGTGAACCACAAACTCAGACCCTGAAGAGCAGCGAGGGTCCACTCTTGTGCACCTGAACTTCCACAGGGTCCAGAGCTCAGGCCTGGCGTCAAATCCTAGCCACTCACCAAACATatgaccttcagcaagtcaccTGACTTtgctaggcctcagtttcttgatctgtaaTTTGGAGATAATGACAAGACCCGCCTCCTAgggtcattgtgaagattaaatgagatcttACTTGAAGGTGCTTCCCTAGCCCTGACACATTATTAagagggaagctgaggctcagagaggtgaagcgcTTTGTGAACGCAGAGCCCCTGGTTAGAGAGCCTTCTGGTTCTGCTGCCACACTGCTAGAGAGGCTGGGCGCTGGCTGAGAGCTGGCCGggtgcccccttcccctctgcccccgGACACAAGGGCTGTGGGAACTGTACAGCCAAACTACCTTCTTTTATTGGATTTTGAGTAAAAACACCAACCATGTCAAAGTTTCCACACAGATTCCTACAGCTAAGCAGGTCTGGACCCAGACAGGGGGGCCTGGGAGCTCCCGCTATCAGGTTTTGAGGCGGGTCGAGCGCCGGGGCAGTGGGGGCTGAGGTAGAGGGGGCCGGGCTGTCACCTTGCTGGAGGTTTTTGCTGTGTCCTGGGCGCTGGGCTGGCTGGGCGGGCGGCCACCAGAGGTGAACAGAGCAGTCAAGGCGTTGCGGGCATTGATCGCACACCGGCGGCTcacaggcctggaggtggggctggggttcTTGGCCTTCTTGTATTTCTGGACACAGAGGGCGCAGGTGAGGCAGGGCTTCCTCCCTGTGCTGTGTGACCCTGTGCGATACGCTCGGCCTCCCTGGGCCAGAGCTCACCCTGGCCCTCAGCGCCCCCGACACCAACAGCAGGAAGACCTTGGCTCACCCGGGCTCTGATTCCCCTTGTGCCCAAGGACTGAGGCCAAGCACAGGAGGGAGGTGGCCACTGGCCATCCCCATCAGCTTGGGCGGAGTCTGAgcccctgggcagggcagggggcaggcaggaggtCTGGCTCACCTGCAGGTTCTCGAAGTGGGCCAAGGTCTTGCAGTGGGAGAGCTGCGCCCCCGAGTTGCTGTGGCAGAACTTATGGCAGATGCGGCAGATATACCCCATCACGGGCACCAGGAAGTCCACACCTGGGGGATGGCAGGGTCTGTGCACTCACATCCCCAGCGCCAGCCAGGTGTCCCGCCCTCTCCAGGGGCCCATTTGCTCCCTCACCCTTtgggtgggagaagagaagaggacgAGGAGGGCTAGGCTGGCTGGCCAGGATGCTGTGGCTCAGATCTGGGGGGTCGCCTGGGGGCTGGGCCCGAGGGCCACAGCTCCTGCAGGTGGGGTCAGGGCTGCGCTCTTACCATATGCGGTGTTGGGGCTGTAGGTCTCCGAGCCTTTCCACTCCTCTATGGATATATCTCTGGACCTCACCTGGAAACATGCAAGTGTTCtgagcagaggaaactgaggctcggagaagcCAAGGGGCTTGCCCGGGGTCACGCCACTGCTGACTGCTGAGTAGCAAAGCCAGCCTCACCCCTAACCTGCGACCCTCCATCCACAGCCCCTCTGCGACCCCCCCTTCGGCTGCCCCCTCACCACCCTGGACTGCAATGGGCgggctctgtgagggcagaggccaggccttGGTCCCCACACATCCCTGGTGTCCAGcactagggctggccccaaacaagTGCTTCAGAAACATTTGTTAGACTGAAAAGAATGcaggctcctccagctcctcactCATGGGGGCGGCGGAGCTGGGGCGTTATGAGCGTGAACTCACTGCCTGGCATCCAAGTCGGTGAGATTCTGCCGGGAAAATGCTTGGTACACGCCTGGCATATGGTGAGTGCTCCAAAAATGGTGACtattctcaccaccaccaccaccaccaccaccaccaccaccaccaccaccaccatcatcttcatcatcatcatcatcatcatcatcatcatcatcatcatcttacGCTGATTTTTCCTGTATACACCACACAGTCccccctctgtgcctttgttgGTGCTGTTCCCTTGGCCTAGGCTGACCCTTCCCTTCCTCAACACAGGTCAAAATTTCAGCCAGGCTTCGAGGCCCCTGCATATTTCACCTGCCACCCTGTAGTCATCATggtgtatatttacatatagtcACACAGTATATAGTTCCTGTTAACACTACATGGGGCATGCGTTAGTGCCTACAAATGCCGCACGCTGCCTCTCGGCCCCTGGGAGGTGGGGCGAAGTCCCTCCCAGGCTTGGAGTCCAGCCTGCCTCCCACACACCCCCCTCCCAAGCACCTGCTTGCAGAATTCCTCCTCAACCTCGATCTCTTCTTCTTCCTCGTCATCGTCGTCCTCCTCTTCTTCATCACCCTCAAAGCAGCCCACGGCATCCACCGTGATGAAGTGGTCCTCATCTTGGCCAGCTATCTCCTTCTCAAGCATCTTCAGCTGCCCAGGGGAGTGGGCCAGCGCTCAGGTCAGCTCTGGGCAGCCAAGGTGCCATGCCCCGTCCACCCCGCACCCCAGAAGGCTCCAGTTCCTCTGGACCTGCTATGAGTTCAGCCTGGGATAAACCTcaacttgctgtgtggccttggccaagGCTCtgtacctctctgggcctgtcttCCTCTGAGGGAGCTGGGGTTACCTCCTTGACTTTATCCTTGTGCCCCTGGGACTTCACATGCTCCACAAACTTGCGGGGGGTCTTGAAGTAGCGGTTGCAAATAGTGCAGAAAGGTCGCAGCGATTGTTTGGCAATCTGGGGAAAGGAGGGCAGGCCAAGTGGGCAGCCGGCAGTGTCCCCAGGTGCAGCCAGGCCGTGCCCAGTGAGACCTCGCTTCCCAGCTGCAGGCCACCACACCCGTAATCAGCTGGCTGTGCTCTGCCCCTGTACCAGAACATGGGCCAACATAACCCCTCCCTGTGCCATGGGCTATGAGATGGGATGGCAGATGGCAACAGAGACAGGAcagagaggagacagggagagagggagccgCCAAGAGGACCCCCACAaaccctgtggctgaatggtggGGTGAGACGGTGCCTTGCCCACActggacagatggggaaaccgaagCCCAAAGAAGAAACAGGACTGACTCATTGAGAAGCCACACTTATGAGTTATGTGTGCGGAGACAAAGACTGACATTTACTTTCCACTCCCAGCCtgggctccctccttcccagccctcAGCTCGGTGACAGCTCATGTGGGTGCCTTCGCAGCATGCAGGTCCTCTTACCTTGTGGTCCTGTGTCCTGCGGTGCTGGATCAGGTCCCCCACGTAGTAGACCTGGCAGGTGTTGCACCAGCGCCTCGGTGGGGGCTCTCTGAATCATGAGAATCAAAACAAGCATAGGGTGACACTATGTCCCCATCGGAAAGACAGCAGCTCTCCCAGAGGCTCCGTGAATGTGGCACAATTTCAACAGGATCTTTTTTGGAAACTCAACAAAATGGTTCTGAGATTCATCTGGAAGAATACTTGAATAAGAATAACTAAGGAAACTTGGGGGAAAAATGAGATTTAGAAGCATTTGGGATACCAGGAGGCCACCAGGACAGTGACACAACAGAGGATATCTGGCCTTGAAAACTCTTTATCCTTTAGTCTAAATGTCCTGTTGTTCCCAGAGCTGTTcttgcccctcccccattcccaggAAGCCAGGCCCCCCTCTGAGGCCCCAAAGTGCCGCTGCCATAGCATTTTCCATGATGGACTGGGAGCACCTGATCCTTCTCTGCCCCTGATGGACTGTGGTGAGCTCTGGGAGGCCAGGACTCCATCCCAGGACCCCCAGGCCCTGAAGGGGATcagcccagagtttctgactGTTGGATGACGGGAGGACAGGCAGCCCATCTGCAGGACTGCCACATTCTGTGTGGCCCCACTGGGTCAAGTCAAGACTCAAGGGGAAACGTCATCAGCAGACAGTTCAATGACTCCCCTCCATCTGGAGTTTGTTAACATCTTGAGCTCCATCCTTCTGGTTTTCTTGAGTCACaagatgtatttttatataatcaaGTTGATTCTGCAAGTGCAATTTTGAATCTGTTCTAGCCTGACATTACATCACACATATGTTTCCACATTATCATAAATTCCCTGCCTCTGTCCTATTTATCAGTCATTCCACAGAGTGGACAAGGCTTAACCGATCTAATTCCTTAGTTCTGGATATTTTAGATCAtttccaattaaattttttttcaccatTACATTTACTCTGCAAGGAACATCTTCGTGAGTCCCCTTTCTCCTGTGTTCATGATTATTTCACCTGAGTATTAGTCCTAGGGTAGTGGGCAGGGCAAGGTTTAAGGCTCGAGAACAGACTACAAAACCACGCAGAGCGGCTCTTCTCAAAGTGAGATTTCACACACAAATCTGGGTTTCTGGATTCTCCCAAAAAAATGGGAGATCTGGAGCTGAGGGGCATGTGTCATGCACGAATTCCTGCATGACACCCTGCACCaggccattttacagatgagggaaactgaggtccaaggccacacagtgtgAAAAGGCCTCTGGGCAACGGCGCTGCTTAGCCCAGAGGCAGGCCTTGCAGATGGTAGATTCGGGGCCCCTCCTGGCATTGCCTGGCCTGCGAGACAGCCCACCccccagcacagaggccctgAGATTCCCCGCTCACTCGTCCTCTCTCTCCAGGACATCCCGGGGCACAGGCAGCAGGGACAGGAGGCAGGCTTGGCTCATATGCTGGATCTCCCCGAGCCTCTGCTGGTGCTGGGCCCCCGACATGTGGTCCTGGAACTCCTGTGGTGGGCGAGAGGGAGGGATGGGTGTGAGGAGTGAGCCCCGGAACAGCAGGcatgggtggggcctggggagaaGGCCTTCAACTTTGGCTTCATGGCCACCCCACCGTGGCTATGAGGCCATTCCTCTTACAACAACTCTATGGGTCAGAGAAGGatggtaaactgaggcacagagggcgcacacagcaggcagagctcctgctccTCCGGGAGACTGTGAGCGCCTCAGAGACAAGGAGCGGTCTGATTAACTTCCAGGTGCCCATGGCTCTGCTCAGGTGAGGCACAGAGTCACGGAGGGAACAATAGCAAGGGTAGTAATAACGGGAGTATAATGCTGTTATTAATGCTGTGCTCACTCtaggccaggcctggggctcctGACTTCAATGTCAAGTCGCTGAATCCTCAGAACCACCCAGTGAGGTGGGTTCTAAATGTCTCTTCATTTGAcgcaggaggaaactgaggcacaaagggtGGAATTCACCTTCTGAGGTCTACACAGCTGGTCAGGGCCGATTCAAACCAGGTCAGCCTGACTCTAAAATCCTGCCTCCTTGGCTAGTCAGGAAATGTTTTCTGAGCAAATGCCCTGAGTGGCCATCAGGCAGCCATGGAACGGGCAGGTTGGGCATCCCCTCCAGACCCCGAACCCTCCACTCTGCCCACTCGACCCGCCCACCCCGGGGCCCGCTGGCGGCACCTGCTGGCTGCTGCAGTTGGCCTTGCAGATGTAGCAGAAGAACTGGAGGGCCTGCTTAGAGGGCGCACTGGCGGCGGCGGGGGCAGCGGAGGTGGAGTCCCCAGAACGCGGCCCGGGTGCGAGGGAGACGGTGCTGAAGGCCCGGCTGTCACTGCTCTGCAGGATGGTGACCTTCAGGGAGCCCCCAGCACCCCACATCTGCGCCGGGAACAGGAGCAGAGCTACCACCAGCTGGGCGCTTAgggtgggccagccccagcactaCACATCCACCAGCACTGTCTCATCAGGCCCTCCTGGTGGCCcgctttacagatggggaaactgaggctctgagcgGTTAGGTGACTGCCCGagctcacacagctaggaagtgctACAGTCGGGAGTCAAACCCAGGTCCGCCTAACTCTAAAGTCCATCCCACGTGACCCCTCACGCGACCGATGGAGAAGCTGAGATGCAAAGAAGAGAATGGGTTTGGCTAAAATTACACTATGAGGCAGAACTGGGACCCAAGGCCCAGGCTTCCCTCACACAGGCAACGTGACCCGTGTGAGGGGACTGGGGTCTCTAGTGTAGGGAGGAGCAGGCTGGAAGGGACTCATAACGGAAAGTGTCTCCGGGCAGGGCATGTGAAGGCAGCAAACAGCACGAGCATTTGATGAATCACCGTCAAACCCAGTCTGGTCTGCCCACGAGCCCAGGCAGAGGGCTGctgtcccatttcacaggtgaggaagcgTGAGGGGGCCCAGATGGGGGCTGGGGCAGAAAGAGGCCATCCTGCCACTGGCCCCTGTGGCCCTCATGCTGCCACGTTAGCATCTCTACCCACCCCTAGcatctctcttgctcttttttcaCATTCTCCCACATCCAGGCCACTGGTCAACTCCTCCTGGCTCTCCTCCATGCTGACCTGGGCACCTGCTGGCTCCGGCGAGGCCTCCTCCAGGCCTGAAATGACAGACGTGCTCTGTTTCCCAGAGTCCGTCTCCCACCTGGGCCCAGAGGGACCCAGGCCCAAGCCACCTTCTCTTCCCACAGCCAGGACCTTGAGGCTTCTGGTGTGGATGGCTCTGAACTCTGGTTCCAGGCCCAATGCTCAGCCCCAGGCAGCACCCAGTCAGGGCTGGACAGTGCCAGGGGAGGAACGAAGGGTTCGGGCAGAACTGtcccaccaccaggccagctggGAGCTGGCGCTCACTTACCTGCTCTAGCTTCTACTGTGTCAGGAGGTGTCTCCAGCACTGTGGAATGAACCAGAACCGGTGTTTGCTCTGATGCTGGCAATGACACCTGTGACTGGGTCTGAGGCTGCCCCTGGGTCTGGTCCAGTGGCTGCACTGGCAACTGCATTGGAGGTTGCTCCCGTGGCTGCTCCAGTGGCTGAACCCTTGGCTGTGCTTCTGCCTGGGCCTGTGGATATGTCTGCGTCTGTGCCTGCTTCTGCAGCTGTGGCTGAGCCTGCCTTGGGGGCTGTGAATGTGCCTGTGGCTGCATCTGTGGCTGCACCTGCTTCTGTGGCTCAGCCTGCCTTGGGGGCTTTGAATGTGCCTGTGGCTGCATCTGTGACTGCACCTGCTTCTGTGGCTCTGCCTGCTTCTGCAGCTTCAGCTGCACCTGCTGCAGCACTAAGTGCTCTGGAGAGGTCTGTGTCTGTGCCTGCTTCTGCAGCTTTGGCTGCACCTGGACATCCACTGGTGGCATCTGTAGCTGAGTCTGTGGCTGCACCTGGGCCTGGATCTGCAGAACCCGTGGCTGGAAACGTGGCTGCACTCGGGCTTCCTGGGGCTCAGGCAGCAGCTCAGGGGTCTGTGTCTGCTTCGGTGCCGTCATCCGGGCCTGTGGCTGGACCTTTGCCTGCAGCTGCCCTGGGGGTCCCTTCTCTGTGGGCCCCTCTGAGCTAGGAAGGATAAAAAGAAGATCAAATTCACATCTTCCAATTGGCCCCAGGGGCTCCCCAGAAAGGCCAAGACCCAAGTTCCAATCCTAGCTCTACCACATACAAGCTGAGCATTTGGGAAGCCCCTTTGGCTCTCTAGGTACCagattcaccaaaataaattgaGAGTCACTCGCTCCCACTTCCCACAACTTGCTAATATGGATCCAAGCTGCCCACCCTCTGCCCATTCTGAGATCTCAGATGCACATCTTCACCCCTCCAACCTGGCCACCTAGCCCACTTCCAGGGGGCTCAATCACAGTGAAGACACCAGAGTCTGTCTGGCCTGGGACCTTCTCAGGTGAAGCACAGAATTAGGTTTGACCTTCCTCCAAGTCAGAGGCCAAGGCCTTTTCCTTGCTCCAGCTCCCCTGAAGGGCCCCACCCCCAACCTACGCCCACGCCCTGCCTTTGCAGGAAGGAGAGTACAGGGCACCTGGGCCCTGGGCAGGTTTTCAGCAGCAGTTACCTCTTTGACCTCTTGGCTGGTGGCTCAGATGCCTCACAAGACTCGGGCTCAGGTGCTGGAGTGCCTTTTTCCTTAGTGATGCCATCTGGGCTGGGAGAGGTATCTTGGTCTGGAATGGAGGTTAGATGAGTGGCCTGATGCTGGGTAGAGCATGAACGAGCTCCAGGAGACAGAGCCTGGGCTCACACCCCACCAAGACCCCTGCCTCCCAGATCTGCCTTCATTACCAGCCCCACACCCAGCTGCCCCAACCTGCATCCCCTCTGAAGGGCCAGCAGCCTCCCTCCCTTACCTTCTGGTGTGTCTGTTTGGGGTTCTGTGGCTTCCTCAGACCCCTCTGGGGGGTCTGACTTGTCTTCCACGGGCATCGTCTGAGAAGAAGAATCCTACTTCCTTTCAGAAACTGTCTTTGATATCTGCCACCCACTGTTGTAAACACTCCCTTGACCAAGAGTGGCTGCAACAGTCCCCCAGGATGAAGGAGCCTGGCCCCAGAGCTGCCAGGAGATGACCCTAAACCTCTCAGGAATTGCGTCTAGGGGGTTCCATCTAACTGCCTGACTGTTAAGTATACCCAGGTTTGGGGACACAAAGCCCTCTCCTGGCCCACGGTGCCACCTCCTGACTTCCTCGCCCCCTCCTCCATGAAGCAGCCAGAGTAAGCCTTCTAAAATGCAAACCCGAAGACATCTTGTCTCTTTCAGGCTGAGACTCTCCTGTGAGTTCTCCTTCCTTACCCTAAGCCTGaagccacctcccccaccccctgcgcAATCTGACCTCTGCCCCCTTGTCCactcctccagcctcagctctcccTACTCTCCCCCTCACCCTCTCTACGTCCACAATGGCCTTTTCTCTGGTTCCCCAAAGTTGCAGAGctcttcctgccccaggcctTCACCCAGAGCCTTAAAGGCACTTCTTGCAGGAAGCCCTCCTGACCCTAGAGTGGGTGCAGACCCAGAGGGCTTTGGGCTTCCTTTTTGTGGCATTTTCCACAGTCTTAATTAATTGATGGGAGCATTGTCTGCATTAACGTCCCATCACCAacaccaccctcctccccagcccaagATCTCCAGCAGGGCCAGGCCAAGCCATCTGTACCACTGAGTCCCCTGCAGGGACTTAGAGATGTTTGCTAATAAATGCTTGGCTCCGGCTGGTTCCGGGGCACCCCAGGAGGCCCCCAGGAGTACGcctgcagcctccctccctcctactAAGCCCGAGGAACGAGTGCTGAGTGGGGATGTGGATCATACCAGGACTCCATGCCCTTCAGAAACTACCCAGCTCTCGCCCTGCCCGACACTGGCACTGGTGTGCGAGTCAGGAGGCCCAGGCTCTGGGTCTGTCTTGACAGCTGTGCAGCCCAGGGCAACCccaatctctgagcctcagttttcgcATATGTAAAATGGGGGCGGGAGTAGACCCTAGACAAGACCACCTTAGGACAGGCCCAACTGGAAGGCTGGAGGCCAAGACCCCCCTCTGGAGGGAAATGCCTCACCTCCAGATGTGGGCGGGCCCTGGAGCAGCCAGAAAATGGGGGGTGTTGGCCCTGCCCTGGAA
It encodes the following:
- the CIZ1 gene encoding cip1-interacting zinc finger protein isoform X9 produces the protein MFNQQQQLQQQQFQQLQQQQLQQQQQMQQQQLLQLQQLLQQSPPQAPLPMAVSRGLPQQQPQQQLLNLQGTNSASLFNGSMLQRALLLQQLQGNLRSYSLATPNLTAPSLPAPPLATPNLQQFFPQATRQSLLGPPPVGVPINPSQLNLSGRTPQKQARTPSSTTPNRKDSSSQTMPVEDKSDPPEGSEEATEPQTDTPEDQDTSPSPDGITKEKGTPAPEPESCEASEPPAKRSKSSEGPTEKGPPGQLQAKVQPQARMTAPKQTQTPELLPEPQEARVQPRFQPRVLQIQAQVQPQTQLQMPPVDVQVQPKLQKQAQTQTSPEHLVLQQVQLKLQKQAEPQKQVQSQMQPQAHSKPPRQAEPQKQVQPQMQPQAHSQPPRQAQPQLQKQAQTQTYPQAQAEAQPRVQPLEQPREQPPMQLPVQPLDQTQGQPQTQSQVSLPASEQTPVLVHSTVLETPPDTVEARAGLEEASPEPAGAQVSMEESQEELTSGLDVGECEKRAREMLGMWGAGGSLKVTILQSSDSRAFSTVSLAPGPRSGDSTSAAPAAASAPSKQALQFFCYICKANCSSQQEFQDHMSGAQHQQRLGEIQHMSQACLLSLLPVPRDVLEREDEEPPPRRWCNTCQVYYVGDLIQHRRTQDHKIAKQSLRPFCTICNRYFKTPRKFVEHVKSQGHKDKVKELKMLEKEIAGQDEDHFITVDAVGCFEGDEEEEDDDDEEEEEIEVEEEFCKQVRSRDISIEEWKGSETYSPNTAYGVDFLVPVMGYICRICHKFCHSNSGAQLSHCKTLAHFENLQKYKKAKNPSPTSRPVSRRCAINARNALTALFTSGGRPPSQPSAQDTAKTSSKVTARPPLPQPPLPRRSTRLKT
- the CIZ1 gene encoding cip1-interacting zinc finger protein isoform X7, which encodes MFNQQQQLQQQQFQQLQQQQLQQQQQMQQQQLLQLQQLLQQSPPQAPLPMAVSRGLPQQQPQQQLLNLQGTNSASLFNGSMLQRALLLQQLQGNLRSYSLATPNLTAPSLPAPPLATPNLQQFFPQATRQSLLGPPPVGVPINPSQLNLSGRTPQKQARTPSSTTPNRKTMPVEDKSDPPEGSEEATEPQTDTPEDQDTSPSPDGITKEKGTPAPEPESCEASEPPAKRSKSSEGPTEKGPPGQLQAKVQPQARMTAPKQTQTPELLPEPQEARVQPRFQPRVLQIQAQVQPQTQLQMPPVDVQVQPKLQKQAQTQTSPEHLVLQQVQLKLQKQAEPQKQVQSQMQPQAHSKPPRQAEPQKQVQPQMQPQAHSQPPRQAQPQLQKQAQTQTYPQAQAEAQPRVQPLEQPREQPPMQLPVQPLDQTQGQPQTQSQVSLPASEQTPVLVHSTVLETPPDTVEARAGLEEASPEPAGAQVSMEESQEELTSGLDVGECEKRAREMLGMWGAGGSLKVTILQSSDSRAFSTVSLAPGPRSGDSTSAAPAAASAPSKQALQFFCYICKANCSSQQEFQDHMSGAQHQQRLGEIQHMSQACLLSLLPVPRDVLEREDEEPPPRRWCNTCQVYYVGDLIQHRRTQDHKIAKQSLRPFCTICNRYFKTPRKFVEHVKSQGHKDKVKELKMLEKEIAGQDEDHFITVDAVGCFEGDEEEEDDDDEEEEEIEVEEEFCKQVRSRDISIEEWKGSETYSPNTAYGVDFLVPVMGYICRICHKFCHSNSGAQLSHCKTLAHFENLQKYKKAKNPSPTSRPVSRRCAINARNALTALFTSGGRPPSQPSAQDTAKTSSKVTARPPLPQPPLPRRSTRLKT